The genomic segment GCAGTCGAGCCACAGGACGATCTGGTCGCCGCGTAATTCCTTGCGCCAATGCCGTGCGTCGGGAGCGGCGGGCGCGTCGGTGACTTCATCGGGGGTGATCTGGTCGAGTACGTCGTCGGTCATGCGGCCTCCAGGAGCATGGCGCCGCCCTGTCCGCCGCCGATACATTCGGTGGCGATGCCGCGCTTGGCGCCGCGTGCTTTCAGGGCGTTGGCGAGGTGAAGCACGATGCGGTTGCCGCTGGTGCCGACCGGGTGGCCTAGGCTGATAGCGCCGCCATCCACATTGAGTTTGTCGTGGTCGATGCGGCCGAATGCGCTGTCATAGCCGAGGATTTCCTTGCAGAAATCATCGTCCTGCCAGGCGGCGAGGCAGGCGAGCACCTGCGCGGCGAAAGCCTCGTTGATTTCCCAGAGGTCGACGTCGTCGACGGAAAGGCCGTGCCGCTGGGCCAGCGGGGTCGAGGCCAGCACCGGGCCGAGACCCATGATGCCGGGGTCGAGTGCGGCCCATTCGCTGTCGACGATCTTGGCGATGGGGGTCAGGCCATGCGCCTCGACTGCTTGTTCGGAGGCGAGGATCGTCCAGGACGCGCCATCGGTGATCTGGCTGGAATTGCCGGGGGTGACCTTGCCGTAGGGCTTCTCGAAGGCGGGGTTCAGCTTGGCCAGCTTCTCGAGCGAGCTGTCGGGACGGACGCCGTCATCGTGTTCGTGGGCGTTGCCGTCGCTGTCGAAGGCGGGAAGGACCTCGCCATCCAGACGACCTTCCTTCTGGGCCGCGGTGAGGCGCTTGTGGCTGTCGACGGCATAGGCGTCGGCGGTGGTGCGGTCGATGCCGAAGCGGTGGGCCAGCACCTCGGCCGTCTGGCCCATGTTGAGCGAGGTGATCGGGTCTGTCAGGCCGCGTTCGAGGCCGATGACGGGCGAGAAGAAGTCGGGGCGCACCTCGGACATGGCTTTCACCTTGTCGAGCGGGCCCTTGGCGCGGGCGAGGTCGCCGTACCATTCGGTGGCCTCGCGGCTGTAGACGAGGGGCGCGTGGCTGAGCGCCTCGGTGCCGCCGGCGAGGATCATCTCGTGGCTGCCCTCGCGGATGTAGCGATAGGCGGTGTCGATGCTCTGCATGCCCGAACCGCAGTTGATCTGAACGGTGAAGGCCACCTGCTCTTCGCCCATGCCGAGGCGGAGGGCGGCGACGCGGGCGGGGTTCATCTCGTCTTGGATGACGTTGACGCAGCCGAGGATCACGAGGTCGAAGGCCGTGGCCTCGAAGGGCTGTCGCATCAGGAGCGGACGGCCGCATTGCACGGCGAGGTCGACGGGGGTGAAGGGGCCGGGGCGGCCGCGGGCGCGCAGGAAGGGCGTGCGGGCGCCATCGACGAGGTAGACGGGACGGCTCATTCAGCGGCCTCCTTTCCGCCGGTCCAGTCGTGGTTCCGGCGCATGTCGGGGAAGAGGCGGGCCAGCTCGTCAGGCGTGTAATCGTCGACGGCGACCACCCGCTGCACGGCTTCCTCGGCCCGTTTCAGTTGCTGGAAGTCCTTCTCGGACAGCACGCCGGCGTCGAGGGCTTCCTGCGGGGTCTTGCCCATCTCGCGCAGGCGCTTGGCCAGCGGTTCGGCCTTCAGTACGAGGGCGTAGGCGTTGTCGAGCAGGCCCAGCCCGCTTTCGGGGGCGGGCTTGTGGAGGTCCCTCACGAGCCGCTCGCGGGTTTCCGAGGGGTGGTAGATCAGCATGGCGCATTGTTCCGTCACCGTGTCGGACGGGCCGCGCGGGTGGGCGCGGGGGCGCAGGATGGGGCGCAGCAGCCAGCCGACCCAACGGGCGGGCATGTTGGCGATGGTCTCGTCGAGCGCCTGGCCGATGCGGTTGAAGCCGGTTTCGGCGGCGTGGTGGACGAGGGGCAGGTCGGCCTCGTTGCGGCCTTCGTCCTCCCACCGTTTGAGCGTGGCGGCGATGAGGTACATCTCGGACAGGGCATCGCCGAGGCGGGCGGAGATCATCTCTTTCCGCTTGAGCGCGCCGCCGAGGGTGAGGAAGGCCATGTCGGCGGTCACCGCGAAGGCGGCGGACCAGCGCGACAGGCGGCGGTAGAGCGGGGTGATCTTGCCAGCGTCGTCGGGCGCGTCACCGCGGCCTGTCCAGGCGGACCAGAAGGCGCGGAAGACGGTGCGCACGGAATGGTTCACGTGGGCCCAGAAATGCTTGTCGAAGGCGTCGAGCGACTTTTCCTGGTCGGGTTCCTGCAGGGCCTCGATTTCGTCGAGCAGGTGGGGGTGCGCACGAATGGCGCCCTGACCGAAGATGATCAGGTTGCGGGTGACGATATTGGCGCCCTCGACGGTGATCCCGATGGGGATCGCCCGGTAGGAGGGCAGCAGGTAGTTGAGCGGGCCGTCGATCACCGCCTTGCCGGAATGCACGTCCATCGCATCGGTGATGGCGTCGCGCATGCGGGTGGTGGCGTGGTATTTCATGATCGCCGAGATCACGGCGAGCTTGTAGCCCTGGTCGAGCGTTGCCGTGGTCAGGCGGCGGCCGGCATCGACGGTATAGGCGCTGGCGGCGATGCGGGCCATAGGCTCCTGCACCCCGCCGAAGAGGCCGATGGGCAGGTTGAACTGCTTGCGGATGCGGGCATAGGCGCCGGTGGTGTGCGCGGCCATGGCGGTGGAGGCGGCGGAAAGCGAGGGCAGCGAGATGCCGCGCCCGGCGGCGAGCGCGCTCATCAGCATCATCCAGCCGCGGCCAGCGTATTCCGGCCCGCCGATGATGTTTTCGAGCGGGATGAACACATCGGTGCCGGTGGTGGGGCCGTTGAGGAACATGGTGCCCGAGGGCAGGTGCCGGCGGCCGGTTTCGACGCCGGGCAGGTCGGTGGGCACGAGGGCGCAGGTGATGCCGATATCCTCGGTGTCGCCCAGCAGGTGATCGGGGTCGCGCAGTTTGAAGGCGAGGCCAAGCACCGTGCAGATGGGCGAGAGCGTAATGTAGCGCTTGGCCCAGTTCATGCGGATGCCGAGCACTTCCTCACCATTCCACTGGCCCTTGCAGATGACGCCATCGTCGGTCATCGCCGAGGCGTCGGAGCCCGCGTCTTCGCTGGTCAGACCGAAGGCGGGGAGTTCCTTGCCGCTGGCGAGGCGGGGGAGCCAGTCTTTCTTCTGATCGTCTGTGCCGAATTGCAGGATCAGCTCGCCGGGACCGAGCGAGTTGGGGACCATCACGGTGACGGCCGCCACGACCGAGTGGCTTGCGATGTAGCGGACGACCTCGGAATGGGCATAGGCGGAAAAGCCGAGCCCGCCATGTTCCTTCGGGATGATCATGCCGAAGAAGCCCTTTTCGCGCAGGAAGTCCCAGGCTTCGGGCGACAGGTCGGCGGTGTGCTGGTCAATTTCCCAGCTGTCCACCATGCCGCAGAATTCGCGGCAGGGACCGTCGATGAAGGCCTGTTCCTCGGCTGTCAGTTCGGGCGCCTTCATCGAGCGCAGCATCGACCAGTCGGGCTTGCCCGAGAACAGCTCGGCCTCGAAATGGACATCGCCCGAGTTGATGGCCTCGGATTCGGTTTCCGACAGGGTCGGCAGCGCGCCCTTGGCCCATTTGAAGATCGGCTTGGTGATGTAGGATTTGCGAAATGACACGGTTTGGCCCTCCTGAACTACGGAAACGCGCGGTGACGGACAGGGTTCCGCCTTTCGCCGGGTCAGGGCGCGATTTTCGGGATATGTCGCAGATGGAGCGCGGTTCTGGGCCGATTTTTGCGCAGTGGCATGGGGCGCCCTGGCTGGCGAGCCGGCGGGATTGCCCACGCCGTCGGATTATGATGTGTCGCCGGTCTTCTGTGCCCGCGCCCTCCTCTCCATCCGTTCAGAACGCTTGGCGCGCGGCGGAAAGCAGACCATAAGGATTTGCGGAAATGCGGGTAATACAATGAATTTAATGACGATACACTGGATCGAGGCGTTCGGCTGGCTGGCGTCGCTTCTGACGGTCGCGACCTATGCCATGAATACGATGATCCCGCTGCGGGTTCTCGCCATCGCGTCTTCGATCTGTTTCATCTTCTATGCCTCCGTCCTCGAGCTCTGGCCGCTGCTGGTGATGGAGTTGACGCTTCTGCCGATAAACGCCTACCGCTTCTGGGAGATCCTCACGCTGCGGGGGAGGGTGTCGCGGGCAACGGAAGGTGCGGCGGCGGATTTCTCGATCATCAAGACCTATGGCAAGCGGCGCCGGATCGAGGCCGGAAC from the Roseovarius indicus genome contains:
- a CDS encoding acetyl-CoA C-acetyltransferase, translating into MSRPVYLVDGARTPFLRARGRPGPFTPVDLAVQCGRPLLMRQPFEATAFDLVILGCVNVIQDEMNPARVAALRLGMGEEQVAFTVQINCGSGMQSIDTAYRYIREGSHEMILAGGTEALSHAPLVYSREATEWYGDLARAKGPLDKVKAMSEVRPDFFSPVIGLERGLTDPITSLNMGQTAEVLAHRFGIDRTTADAYAVDSHKRLTAAQKEGRLDGEVLPAFDSDGNAHEHDDGVRPDSSLEKLAKLNPAFEKPYGKVTPGNSSQITDGASWTILASEQAVEAHGLTPIAKIVDSEWAALDPGIMGLGPVLASTPLAQRHGLSVDDVDLWEINEAFAAQVLACLAAWQDDDFCKEILGYDSAFGRIDHDKLNVDGGAISLGHPVGTSGNRIVLHLANALKARGAKRGIATECIGGGQGGAMLLEAA
- a CDS encoding acyl-CoA dehydrogenase, encoding MSFRKSYITKPIFKWAKGALPTLSETESEAINSGDVHFEAELFSGKPDWSMLRSMKAPELTAEEQAFIDGPCREFCGMVDSWEIDQHTADLSPEAWDFLREKGFFGMIIPKEHGGLGFSAYAHSEVVRYIASHSVVAAVTVMVPNSLGPGELILQFGTDDQKKDWLPRLASGKELPAFGLTSEDAGSDASAMTDDGVICKGQWNGEEVLGIRMNWAKRYITLSPICTVLGLAFKLRDPDHLLGDTEDIGITCALVPTDLPGVETGRRHLPSGTMFLNGPTTGTDVFIPLENIIGGPEYAGRGWMMLMSALAAGRGISLPSLSAASTAMAAHTTGAYARIRKQFNLPIGLFGGVQEPMARIAASAYTVDAGRRLTTATLDQGYKLAVISAIMKYHATTRMRDAITDAMDVHSGKAVIDGPLNYLLPSYRAIPIGITVEGANIVTRNLIIFGQGAIRAHPHLLDEIEALQEPDQEKSLDAFDKHFWAHVNHSVRTVFRAFWSAWTGRGDAPDDAGKITPLYRRLSRWSAAFAVTADMAFLTLGGALKRKEMISARLGDALSEMYLIAATLKRWEDEGRNEADLPLVHHAAETGFNRIGQALDETIANMPARWVGWLLRPILRPRAHPRGPSDTVTEQCAMLIYHPSETRERLVRDLHKPAPESGLGLLDNAYALVLKAEPLAKRLREMGKTPQEALDAGVLSEKDFQQLKRAEEAVQRVVAVDDYTPDELARLFPDMRRNHDWTGGKEAAE